Proteins from a single region of Lentimicrobium saccharophilum:
- the dnaA gene encoding chromosomal replication initiator protein DnaA has translation MRKDYQEVWENCLRIIKDNINYQSFKTWFSPIKPVKLDENVLTIQVPSQFFYEWLEEHYINLLKKTIKQELGQNGRLEYSIIMESSNDARPPYTIQVPTSNKGLLANPSVSMPIDLNKGSTKEIPNPFVIPGLRKIKVHSQLNESYSFDNFIEGDCNRLARSAGYAVATNPGKTAFNPIFIYSANGLGKTHLAHAIGIQVKNNFPDKTVLYVTAEQFIQQFIDAVKNSNQNDFVHFYQMIDVLLIDDIQFLSGKEKTQDVFFHIFNHLHQNGHQLVITSDKAPVEMKGIEPRLLSRFKWGLAADLQVPDLETRIAILNKRLYKDGIDMPEEVIEYLAYSITTNIRELEGALISLMAQSSLNKKAITIDLARQMIDKFVKNTSKEISIDYIQKIVCDFFNIHVDHLNSKTRKREIVQARQLAMYFSKKHTKSSLATIGLHCGNKDHATVLHACRTVNNLIETDKQFRNYVEEIEKKIKI, from the coding sequence ATGAGAAAAGATTATCAGGAGGTCTGGGAAAATTGCCTAAGAATCATCAAGGACAACATCAACTATCAAAGTTTTAAGACCTGGTTTTCACCAATTAAGCCTGTTAAGCTTGACGAAAATGTGCTTACCATTCAGGTTCCAAGTCAGTTTTTTTATGAGTGGCTTGAGGAGCACTACATCAATCTTCTCAAGAAAACCATAAAACAGGAACTGGGTCAGAACGGTCGTCTTGAATACAGCATCATCATGGAAAGCTCTAACGATGCAAGGCCACCTTATACCATTCAGGTTCCGACAAGCAACAAAGGTTTGTTGGCAAATCCTTCCGTTTCCATGCCCATCGATCTCAACAAAGGCTCAACCAAAGAAATTCCCAATCCTTTTGTAATCCCGGGTCTCAGGAAGATTAAGGTTCATTCTCAGCTGAATGAATCCTACTCGTTTGATAATTTCATTGAAGGAGATTGTAACCGCCTGGCGAGATCCGCAGGGTATGCGGTTGCTACCAACCCCGGCAAAACAGCCTTCAATCCTATATTTATTTATAGTGCGAACGGTTTGGGCAAAACACACCTTGCGCATGCCATCGGAATTCAGGTTAAAAATAACTTTCCGGATAAGACCGTACTTTATGTAACTGCCGAGCAGTTTATCCAGCAATTCATTGATGCGGTAAAAAATTCAAATCAGAACGATTTTGTCCATTTTTACCAGATGATTGACGTGTTACTGATAGACGACATTCAGTTCCTTTCCGGTAAAGAAAAAACACAGGACGTTTTCTTTCATATATTCAACCATCTGCACCAGAACGGGCATCAGCTTGTAATCACCTCCGACAAGGCTCCTGTTGAGATGAAAGGCATCGAACCCCGGTTGCTCTCCCGCTTTAAATGGGGCCTTGCCGCTGACCTCCAGGTTCCCGACCTGGAAACCCGTATTGCCATTCTGAATAAGAGATTGTATAAGGACGGGATTGACATGCCCGAAGAAGTGATTGAGTACCTTGCCTACAGCATTACCACAAATATCAGGGAACTGGAGGGCGCATTGATTTCACTGATGGCGCAATCCTCACTGAATAAAAAAGCCATCACCATCGACCTGGCCCGTCAGATGATTGATAAGTTCGTAAAGAACACCTCAAAAGAAATTTCGATCGATTACATTCAGAAGATTGTCTGCGACTTCTTCAATATCCATGTGGACCACCTGAATTCAAAAACCAGGAAAAGAGAAATTGTTCAGGCACGGCAACTGGCGATGTATTTCTCCAAGAAACACACAAAGTCATCGTTGGCAACAATCGGACTGCACTGCGGTAACAAGGACCATGCTACCGTCCTGCATGCATGCCGTACCGTGAATAACCTGATCGAAACTGACAAACAGTTCAGGAATTACGTGGAGGAGATTGAAAAGAAAATTAAAATCTGA
- a CDS encoding low molecular weight protein-tyrosine-phosphatase produces the protein MKKILMVCLGNICRSPLAEGIMRKKLNDCNIDAEVDSCGFESFHTGDRPDQRGIEVAQKNGIDISGHRARLFRVADFDEFDHIFVMDQRNYADVAAVARNQQDMEKVDFIMNMAYPASNTPVPDPYFGGRADFRKTWEMLDEATDRIIDQILNRKR, from the coding sequence ATGAAGAAGATTCTCATGGTATGTCTTGGCAATATCTGCCGCTCTCCACTGGCAGAAGGGATTATGCGCAAGAAACTGAATGACTGTAACATTGATGCCGAAGTTGACTCCTGTGGATTTGAGTCTTTTCACACCGGCGACAGACCGGATCAGCGAGGTATTGAAGTGGCGCAAAAAAACGGAATTGATATCAGCGGGCACCGGGCAAGATTGTTCAGGGTGGCTGACTTTGATGAATTTGACCATATCTTTGTGATGGATCAACGCAACTACGCCGATGTCGCTGCTGTTGCCAGAAACCAGCAAGACATGGAGAAGGTTGATTTTATTATGAATATGGCATATCCGGCGAGTAACACTCCGGTACCTGATCCTTATTTCGGAGGACGGGCCGATTTCAGAAAAACATGGGAAATGCTTGATGAAGCTACCGACAGAATTATCGACCAGATTCTAAACAGAAAACGCTGA
- a CDS encoding pyridoxal-phosphate dependent enzyme, producing MLPGKASVVEAADRIAPYIHRTPVLTCSTINRMFGGEIFFKCENFQKAGAFKSRGATNAVFQLSDTEIQRGVATHSSGNHAGALALAASRRGIKANIVMPENSSRIKILAVESYGGLITRCKPTLAAREETLKEVISKTGAVEIHPYNDLRIIAGQATAAKEMIEEVNDLDLIMAPVGGGGLLSGTALSARYFGKHIRVIAAEPAGADDAFRSFTSGTFIPSVDPRTIADGLRTSLGSLTFPIIMENVDDIVTVSEEGIIEAMRLIWERMKIIVEPSSAVPLAAIIENKLNISGKRTGIILSGGNVDLENLPFKTTV from the coding sequence ATGTTACCTGGCAAAGCATCGGTCGTGGAGGCTGCAGACAGAATAGCGCCTTACATTCACCGCACTCCAGTGCTTACGTGCAGCACTATTAACAGGATGTTCGGCGGCGAAATATTCTTTAAATGCGAGAATTTTCAGAAGGCGGGCGCATTCAAATCCCGCGGGGCAACCAATGCAGTGTTCCAGCTTTCAGACACTGAAATCCAAAGAGGAGTTGCCACCCATTCGTCGGGCAACCATGCCGGTGCGCTGGCTTTGGCAGCTTCCAGAAGAGGCATAAAAGCCAATATTGTGATGCCTGAGAATTCCAGCAGAATAAAAATATTGGCTGTTGAATCCTACGGCGGGCTCATTACACGCTGCAAACCCACGCTTGCCGCACGGGAAGAAACCCTGAAAGAAGTGATAAGCAAAACCGGAGCTGTTGAAATACATCCATACAATGATCTTCGCATTATTGCCGGTCAGGCTACTGCCGCCAAAGAAATGATAGAAGAAGTAAATGATCTTGATCTGATTATGGCTCCGGTGGGCGGTGGAGGTCTGCTGAGTGGCACGGCATTGTCTGCCAGATACTTCGGCAAACATATCAGGGTGATCGCCGCCGAGCCAGCCGGCGCTGACGATGCATTCAGGAGTTTTACATCGGGAACATTTATTCCGTCCGTTGATCCCCGTACCATCGCTGACGGGCTGCGTACTTCCCTGGGGTCCCTCACTTTCCCCATTATTATGGAAAATGTGGATGACATTGTTACGGTGAGTGAAGAGGGCATCATTGAGGCCATGCGATTGATCTGGGAGCGGATGAAAATCATCGTGGAGCCGTCTTCCGCCGTTCCTTTGGCTGCAATCATTGAAAACAAACTGAATATCAGCGGAAAACGAACCGGCATTATCCTTTCGGGCGGAAACGTCGATCTGGAAAATCTGCCATTTAAAACAACCGTATGA
- a CDS encoding SAM-dependent methyltransferase, translated as MKPEKGKLYLIPATLGDTPPEQVLPVFNLNLLQHIDVYVVEELKTARRFLRKCGYRKDFDTVTDFFRLNEHTSETEIETFLEPALSGRNTGLLSEAGCPAVADPGSALVRLAHAKGIQVVPLSGPSSIMLSLMASGFNGQQFSFYGYLPVRPPERIQKLREIERETIRTGATQIFIETPYRNRQMLESILSTCSDTLQLCLAVNLTLPDEKIITLSVAGWKKSGYQPPRAPAVFLLTRQ; from the coding sequence ATGAAACCAGAAAAAGGGAAATTATATCTGATTCCGGCCACCCTGGGAGATACCCCGCCGGAACAGGTGCTGCCTGTTTTTAACCTGAATCTGTTACAACATATAGATGTTTATGTGGTGGAAGAGCTGAAGACAGCCCGGCGTTTCCTCAGAAAATGCGGCTACAGAAAGGATTTTGACACTGTTACCGACTTCTTCCGGTTAAATGAGCACACCTCAGAAACGGAAATAGAAACATTTCTGGAGCCGGCCCTGTCTGGCAGAAACACCGGACTTCTTTCGGAAGCGGGTTGTCCGGCAGTTGCAGATCCCGGATCTGCACTGGTCAGACTTGCACACGCCAAAGGCATACAAGTGGTACCGCTTTCGGGACCCTCATCGATTATGCTGTCACTGATGGCTTCAGGCTTCAACGGACAGCAGTTTTCTTTTTATGGCTACTTACCGGTAAGGCCTCCCGAAAGGATTCAGAAACTCAGGGAGATTGAACGGGAAACAATCAGGACCGGCGCTACCCAGATTTTTATTGAAACTCCTTACCGGAACAGGCAGATGCTGGAATCAATTCTGAGCACCTGCAGCGATACATTGCAGCTCTGTTTAGCCGTCAACCTTACCCTGCCAGACGAAAAAATCATCACCCTTTCGGTTGCCGGATGGAAAAAGTCCGGCTATCAGCCCCCCAGGGCGCCTGCCGTATTCCTGCTGACAAGGCAATAA
- a CDS encoding FKBP-type peptidyl-prolyl cis-trans isomerase: MVISKNKVVSLTYELKLDNAEGEVVDMADAAQPLVFLYGAGNMLPKFESNLAELKADDNFEFTLSSDDAYGPVIEEAVVDLPIDIFMVDGKIDPDMLFVGNVIPMQDNEGRPLDGTVVSISDDKVKMDFNHPMAGKTLHFTGKILELREATAEEISHGHVHGPHGHHH, translated from the coding sequence ATGGTTATTTCAAAAAACAAAGTGGTGTCACTTACCTATGAACTTAAGTTGGACAACGCAGAAGGCGAAGTGGTAGATATGGCGGATGCTGCACAACCGCTTGTATTTCTTTACGGAGCAGGCAATATGTTGCCGAAATTCGAATCAAACCTCGCTGAACTCAAGGCAGATGATAACTTTGAATTCACGCTGAGTTCTGATGATGCTTATGGCCCTGTGATTGAAGAAGCAGTGGTTGATCTTCCTATAGATATTTTCATGGTTGACGGAAAAATTGATCCGGATATGCTGTTTGTGGGCAATGTTATTCCTATGCAGGACAATGAAGGAAGGCCTCTGGACGGAACCGTGGTTTCCATTTCGGATGATAAGGTAAAAATGGATTTTAATCACCCTATGGCAGGCAAGACCCTGCATTTTACCGGTAAAATTCTGGAACTGCGGGAGGCAACCGCGGAAGAGATCAGTCATGGACATGTTCATGGCCCTCACGGACACCATCACTAA
- a CDS encoding penicillin-binding protein 1A: MPLFVNALKRIAKFFYRLYIKMPGREMKWWKKLLLWSGRVVLYLLTLALAVDINLFGLFGSSPELSDLRSPEMNIASELYAADGTLIGKYYLENRSPVDFTELPPDLVNALLSAEDIRFYSHFGIDLRATVAAFWSTARGDRRGGSTITQQLVKNLYKTRDNRSKGLLRNVSGINTAIYKLKEWISAVKLEYYYTKNEILTLYLNTVDFGSLAFGIEAASHTFFDKSPSELRTEEAALLVGLLKAPTYYSPVLNPGNALRRRNNILAQMEQYGFIDLKTKDSLVKLDLNLSYRKAGPEKEETGYFREAVARSLEDWARTSGYNIYTDGLKIYTALDPLLQQYAEQAVRLHMKNLQAKFFEHWKDMNPWVDSDGMEIPDYLEKLAVETPHYESLYAMFSGNADSVRKYMNQARRMKIYTSSGSRDTLLSPMDSLRYYRHLLNTGFVSIDPANGYVKAWVGGIDYRFFKYDHVNQARRQPGSLFKAFVYTSAFEQGLGPCDRRADQPVSIRYTEDGEQRVWSPHNADWVFTGQNITLKSAFARSVNSVAVQLTKEMGWDAVIETAKRMGIKSPLNSVPSVCLGSGEVTLLEIVNAYCAFVNGGQLNEPVFVTKIEDVNGRVIFSHKSVPESVISEEDAFLMSVMLRSGLQEAGGTTQGLWEYDLFRYDTEFGGKTGTSSDFSDGWFVGVTPRLVSGVWVGGEHRNTRFRTSRLGEGLRTALPEYGIFMEMVLKDERLRSYRGKFKNPPAGVSRNYQCKSADSDSDAAGAVTGPAGNDSLPVLPVP, from the coding sequence GTGCCTTTATTTGTTAATGCGCTGAAGCGTATCGCAAAATTTTTCTACCGCTTATATATCAAAATGCCGGGCAGGGAGATGAAGTGGTGGAAGAAACTGCTTTTATGGTCCGGAAGGGTTGTACTGTATCTGCTTACACTGGCTCTGGCCGTTGATATCAATCTTTTCGGTCTTTTCGGGTCATCTCCTGAATTATCGGACCTCAGAAGTCCCGAAATGAATATAGCTTCAGAACTCTATGCGGCGGATGGTACCCTTATAGGCAAATATTATCTTGAAAACCGTTCACCTGTAGATTTCACCGAACTTCCTCCTGATCTTGTAAATGCACTGCTTTCTGCAGAAGATATCCGTTTTTATAGTCATTTCGGGATTGACCTCAGGGCAACGGTTGCCGCTTTCTGGAGTACGGCAAGGGGAGACAGGAGAGGCGGAAGCACCATTACGCAGCAACTTGTCAAGAACCTCTATAAAACGCGCGACAATCGGAGCAAAGGATTACTGCGAAATGTATCCGGCATCAACACGGCCATTTACAAATTAAAGGAATGGATAAGTGCCGTTAAGCTGGAATATTACTATACTAAGAACGAAATTCTTACCTTGTATCTCAATACCGTTGATTTTGGAAGTCTTGCTTTCGGTATTGAAGCGGCATCACACACTTTTTTCGATAAATCACCCTCTGAACTCCGTACTGAGGAAGCTGCCTTACTTGTCGGACTTCTCAAAGCGCCGACCTATTACAGTCCGGTTTTAAACCCGGGAAATGCCCTAAGGCGCAGGAATAACATTCTCGCTCAGATGGAACAGTATGGCTTTATTGATCTGAAAACCAAAGATTCACTGGTAAAGCTGGATTTGAATCTGTCGTACCGGAAAGCTGGGCCTGAAAAAGAGGAAACCGGCTATTTCAGAGAGGCGGTCGCCCGCAGTCTTGAGGATTGGGCCCGTACTTCAGGATACAATATTTACACCGACGGACTTAAAATATACACTGCACTTGACCCATTGTTGCAGCAATATGCCGAACAAGCTGTCCGCTTACATATGAAGAATCTGCAAGCAAAATTCTTTGAACACTGGAAAGATATGAACCCCTGGGTTGACAGTGATGGCATGGAAATTCCGGATTACCTGGAAAAGCTTGCCGTTGAAACTCCGCATTATGAGAGTTTGTATGCCATGTTTTCAGGGAATGCTGATTCGGTCAGAAAATATATGAACCAGGCGAGGAGGATGAAAATCTATACTTCATCCGGTAGCAGGGATACGCTGCTGAGCCCGATGGATTCTTTAAGGTATTACCGTCACCTGCTGAACACGGGTTTTGTCAGCATCGATCCCGCCAACGGGTATGTAAAAGCCTGGGTCGGTGGAATCGATTACCGTTTTTTCAAGTATGATCATGTGAACCAGGCAAGGCGTCAGCCGGGATCGCTTTTCAAGGCTTTTGTTTATACTTCCGCATTTGAACAGGGTTTAGGGCCATGCGACAGACGCGCTGATCAGCCGGTGAGTATCAGGTATACCGAAGACGGCGAGCAGCGGGTTTGGTCGCCGCATAATGCCGACTGGGTATTTACGGGACAAAATATTACCCTGAAGAGTGCTTTTGCAAGGTCGGTTAATTCAGTTGCCGTTCAGCTTACCAAAGAAATGGGCTGGGATGCAGTGATTGAAACGGCAAAGCGAATGGGAATAAAATCTCCGCTTAATTCAGTGCCTTCTGTTTGCCTGGGCTCCGGTGAAGTTACCTTGCTTGAAATTGTGAATGCATACTGCGCATTTGTAAATGGCGGCCAGCTCAACGAGCCGGTCTTTGTAACAAAGATCGAAGATGTGAACGGGAGGGTAATCTTCAGTCATAAATCGGTACCGGAGAGCGTTATTTCGGAAGAGGATGCATTTCTTATGAGTGTAATGCTCAGGTCGGGACTTCAGGAAGCCGGAGGCACTACACAGGGATTATGGGAATATGATCTTTTCAGGTATGATACGGAATTCGGAGGCAAGACAGGTACCTCTTCAGATTTCTCTGATGGATGGTTTGTCGGGGTTACCCCCAGGCTGGTCAGTGGCGTCTGGGTAGGAGGGGAGCACAGAAATACCCGCTTCAGGACCTCCCGCCTAGGTGAAGGTCTCCGGACAGCATTACCGGAATATGGAATATTTATGGAAATGGTGCTCAAAGACGAGCGCCTTCGATCATACCGGGGAAAATTTAAAAATCCTCCGGCCGGAGTATCACGAAATTATCAATGCAAATCAGCTGACAGTGACAGTGATGCTGCCGGAGCCGTTACCGGACCCGCCGGCAACGATTCATTGCCGGTTTTGCCCGTCCCCTGA
- a CDS encoding tetratricopeptide repeat protein — MLRKYFSIIIPLLILVSISASAQADASDYLKAAINATEQKQYTRAIALCDAAINKSNTYSAAYFHRGYNKLLIKDYEGAIVDFTVCLDLSPDNLWAYLYRGHANQKAGNSWSATRDFNSARKIDSIETLAFMTANMFRSSLGK; from the coding sequence ATGTTGAGAAAATACTTTTCCATAATCATTCCACTTTTAATTCTGGTCAGCATTTCAGCATCGGCTCAGGCGGATGCTTCTGATTATCTTAAAGCAGCCATAAACGCTACGGAGCAGAAACAATACACCAGGGCTATCGCATTATGCGATGCGGCCATCAATAAAAGCAACACCTATTCTGCGGCCTATTTTCATCGCGGATACAACAAGTTGCTTATCAAGGATTACGAAGGTGCCATTGTAGATTTTACGGTTTGCCTTGATCTGAGTCCCGATAACCTCTGGGCCTATCTCTACCGGGGCCATGCAAACCAGAAAGCCGGAAACAGCTGGTCAGCCACGCGCGATTTCAACAGCGCACGTAAAATTGATTCAATTGAGACACTGGCGTTTATGACAGCCAACATGTTCAGGTCTTCGCTGGGAAAATAA
- a CDS encoding M48 family metallopeptidase, translating to MDNLVFLLLLGLVIAGFVLEQLLSFLNNRSRANDVPPSMKEIYPGDKYLKYRSYRQESYRFGVLSSWFSFLLIMIMLSFGFVKLDEWVSTLSDSALLQSLLFFAVLGLASDLLSTPFDVYDTFVIEQKWGFNRITPRLYISDKLKSWLLGAILGGGMLSLVIWLYTLAGTSFWWMAWVVISLFSVLFTLFYSSLIVPLFNRQTPLEEGELRSKLNELAFRTGFNVANIFVIDGSKRSSRANAYFSGFGSRRRIVLFDTLIQNHTADEIVAVVAHETGHYRRRHIQKGLFFSVLQTGLILFLFSLIIDNQIIYKSLGSERMPFHLGLIVFLVLYSPVSAIISLGANCISRHHEFEADYFAKSFAGGASLTKALRKLASENMADLTPHPLYVFFNYSHPPLAERLKRLE from the coding sequence ATGGACAACCTGGTTTTCTTACTTCTTCTCGGATTGGTAATTGCCGGATTTGTTCTTGAGCAATTGCTTTCCTTTCTCAACAACCGGTCACGGGCAAATGATGTCCCCCCTTCGATGAAGGAAATATATCCCGGAGATAAGTATTTAAAATACCGAAGTTACAGACAGGAGTCCTACCGCTTTGGCGTGCTGTCATCCTGGTTCTCTTTCCTGCTGATAATGATAATGTTATCTTTTGGATTTGTAAAGCTTGATGAATGGGTCAGTACTCTTTCTGACAGTGCATTACTGCAAAGCCTGCTTTTCTTCGCTGTACTTGGATTGGCGTCAGACCTGTTGTCCACGCCTTTCGATGTTTATGATACTTTTGTCATCGAGCAGAAATGGGGATTCAACAGGATTACTCCGCGGCTTTATATCAGCGACAAGCTGAAATCATGGCTGTTGGGGGCCATACTTGGCGGAGGAATGCTGAGCCTGGTAATATGGCTATACACCCTGGCCGGAACCTCCTTCTGGTGGATGGCCTGGGTGGTCATTTCACTGTTCTCTGTTCTATTTACCCTCTTCTACTCTTCGCTTATTGTGCCATTGTTTAACAGGCAAACCCCGCTTGAAGAAGGTGAACTCCGGTCAAAACTGAATGAACTTGCGTTCAGGACCGGTTTCAATGTCGCAAATATTTTTGTAATTGACGGATCGAAACGGTCAAGCAGGGCAAACGCCTATTTCTCGGGATTTGGTTCGCGCAGGCGGATTGTTTTATTCGATACGCTGATTCAAAACCATACTGCGGATGAGATTGTGGCTGTGGTGGCCCACGAAACAGGGCATTACCGTAGGAGGCATATTCAGAAAGGACTGTTTTTTTCTGTCCTTCAAACCGGACTGATTCTGTTTCTGTTCTCCTTAATTATTGATAATCAGATAATTTATAAATCTTTGGGAAGTGAACGGATGCCTTTTCATCTTGGGTTGATCGTTTTTTTAGTTTTGTACAGCCCGGTTTCCGCAATTATTTCATTGGGCGCAAATTGTATCTCGCGACATCACGAATTTGAAGCTGATTACTTTGCAAAATCATTTGCAGGCGGGGCTTCACTTACAAAAGCCCTGCGAAAACTGGCATCGGAGAATATGGCCGACCTGACTCCGCATCCCCTTTATGTCTTCTTTAACTATTCTCATCCACCGTTGGCTGAACGGTTAAAGCGGTTAGAGTAA